The sequence CTGTTATCCCTGTTCGGGAATTTTCAGCTAATAAATTTTTGTTTATGGCAACAAAAAAGGGCATCGTGAAGAAAACGGAGCTTACTGATTTCGATACGGCGCGTAAAGGCGGTCTCATTGCCATTAATCTTGATGAAGATGACGACCTGATCGAGGTTAAGCTGACAAATGGCGAGCAGAATATTATTATGGGTACCAAACATGGACAGGCTATTCATTTTTCTGAAAAAGATGTTCGCATGATGGGCCGGGCGGCACGCGGTGTGAAAGGTGTAGCGCTCACGCATCAGGATGAAGTTATTGGTATGGATTCGGCTCATAAAAATGGTGAGGTTCTTACCGTGACTGCTGAAGGTTATGGCAAACGGACGCCTATTGAAGACTACCGTTTGCAGACGCGGGGCGGTAAAGGAATTATCAATATAAAAGCGACAGATAAAACGGGTGAAGTCGTTGGCATTAAAGTGGTTCGTCCTGGACAGGAATTAATGCTCATTACGATTGACGGTGTTGTTATCCGAACGGATATTGATGAGATTTCTTTAATTAGTCGGAACACGCAGGGTGTTAAGCTTATGAAAACAGCCGAACATGATAAGGTTGTTGCGTTAGCTGCTGTAGAAAAGAAAGTAGATAGTGAGTAATTCGTACATTTAAATATTATAAAAGCAGGTTTTTGTTGAGCTTTCAACAAAAACCTGCTTTTTTTCTTGGCAATTCCTTATTTTTCACTCTTAGCAGTTATCTTGGTTAAATCCTGTTTTAATAAAGTTAATAAGACGGCTGTAACGACAGTACCGATAGCAATAGCTACGATATAAAGACCGACATTGCCGACGGCATTGGGGATGGGGAGAACAAAGATACCGCCATGAGGAGCACGTAAAGTACAGCCGAATATCATAGAGAGCGCCCCGGTTACAGCTGAACCAGCCATCAGCGAGGGAATGACGCGGAAAGGATCGGACGCAGCAAAGGGAATGGCTCCTTCTGTAATAAAAGAGATGCCGAGGACAGCAGCGGCTTTTCCTGCGTCTCTTTCATCAGGTGTAAATTTATTTTTTGCTAAAAAGGTTGCTAGGGCAATTCCAAGGGGGGGAGTCATTCCTGCTGCCATAACAGCAGCCATAGGTTCAAAAATGTTGCTTGCCAATAGCCCGACACTAAAGGTATATGCAGCTTTATTTACGGGACCGCCCATATCAAATGCCATCATTCCGCCGAGCAGTAAACCGAGTGCTACGGCATTCGTGGAAGACATGCCTTTTAAGGCTTCTGTCATGATATCCATAATCGCTTTCACGGGAGTTCCTACGATATAAATCATGAGTAGTCCTACTGCTGCGCTGGAAAAGAGTGGAATAATGAGAACGGGTTTTAAGCCTTCCAGTGTTTTTGGTAATTTGATATTATCTTTTAGCCATTTGGCAATATAACCGGCTAGAAATCCGGAAATAATACCACCTAAGAAGCTAGCGCCAATTTTAGTGGCGAGCATACCGCCAATTAAGCCAGGTGTCAGGCCGGGGCGATCGGCAATTGAAAAGGCGATAAATCCGGATAGAATGGGAACCATGAGGGCAAAGGCTGTACCACCGCCAATATCCATAAGAGCAGCAGCCAAGGTGCCTTGCTCTTTAAATGCTTCAATGCCAAATACGAAAGAGAGGGCAACAAGTAAACCACCTGCGACCACAAGGGGAAGCATATAAGATACACCTGTCATGAGATGTTTGTAAGGGCCTGTGCGTTCGGCGGATTTTTCCTGTTTCCTTTCACTTATCTGTGACAGGTAATCAGCAGGTTCTTTCATGGCAAGTGCCTTTTGAATGACTTCCTGGCCGTCTTTAATGGCTGCACCCACTGAGGTTTTCAAGCATTTTTTACCGGCAAAAGGCGTATCGTCAATACTTGTATCCGCTGCGATGATGACGGCATCTGCTTGCGCAATATCTTCGGCTGTGAGGGCATTTTCCACTCCCACAGAGCCTCTTGTTTCAACCTTCATGGCATGACCGAGTTCCTTTGCAGCTTTGGCTAGCGCTTCCGCTGCCATGTAGGTATGGGCAATTCCTGTTGGGCAAGAGGTGATTGCTACGAGTTTACTCATTTTGTTATTCCTCCTTTTATTTTGAGATATAAGGGGTCTTTTTTTTATGAAGAATTTTATTCCCTCGCTTGCAGGGCTGCTTGTATTTCTTCAGCACCATTGGCATTGCGCAGAGCTGCCAGGAAATCTTCATGCATGAGCATGCGGGCTAATCGTGACAGGGCCTGAAGATGAACATCTTCGCCATTTAACGGGGCGGCAATCAAAAAGAATAAATCGGCCTTTGTGCCATCTAAGGACTGAACGTCAAGTGCTTGGGTTACACGTGCAAAAGCCAATGCTGGTTTTAATACAGCGGCAGATTTGGCATGCGGAATGGCTACGCCAAATCCAACACCCGTTGTGCCGAGGGTTTCTCGTTTTGCCACATCACTCAAATAACCGGCTCGATCAAGAACGGCACCTGTTTTCTCAAAAGCTTGGGCTAAAACATCCCACACTTCTTCTTTTGTAGAAACGGTAATATCAAGCAAAATTCTGTCGGCTGTCAATAATTCCGTAATTTTCATGCTCTTTCCTCCCAGTTTTCAATCTGCACTAAGGGCAGAAGTTTTTCGATTTCTTGAAGCGATCCTGGTTGTGTTCCGGGCTTGGCAACGGTGGCAGCAGCTGCTGCCGTTGCCAGACGGGCTTTATCAGCTAAAGATAATTCTCTTGTATCTGCTACTGCTAACCCCGCGACCATGGCATCACCAGCTCCTACGGTTGAACCAATCTTGATCGCGGGGGCTTTGACCCTTAATCTTTCATCTCCTGCGGCAATTAACGCTCCTTGCTCCCCCAGGGATACGACAACAAGTTGAATACCTGATAAAAGCAATTGATTAATGGCTTGACTGAGTTCACGAGAATTCGTGAGGGAGCGGCCCATTATTTCGCTTAGTTCTGTAATATTTGGTTTTACGGCGTAAGGTGCAGCTTCTAAGGCGGTAGTCAGGGCCGGTCCGCTTGTGTCCAAAAAGACTTTACAGTGTTGCTCTTTTAGCAGAGTAATGAGCTGATAATAGCTGTCAGGGGGGGCATCAGGGGGGAGGCTTCCTGATAATATAAAAGAATCAGCTGTTTGAGCGAGTTTGCTAATTGTTTGTTTTAAGCGCAGCCAGTCATCAGCGGAAAAGGTTAGTCCAGGAAAATTTACTTCCGTAACAAGACCAGTTGTTTGATCAACTAATTTTGTATTTACCCGTGTACAGCCGGGGATTAAAACGAAATGGTTTTCAATATCCATTTTAGTAAAGGAGGAATTGAATTTGTCGGCATTGTCTTGACCTAAGAAGCCGGTTACGATGGCGGCTTCGCCGAGCGTCTTGATGACATGAGCTACATTGATGCCTTTACCAGCAGGATCTAGCCGTTCTTGAATGACGCGATTAACTTTGCCTAGGTCAAAGCTTGAAAACTGAAGGGTGCGATCAAGAGCGGGATTGAGGGTTACTGTAATAATTTTATTTTTCCTTGTTTGAACCATGGTTTGCTCCTTTCTGTAGAGGGATGGTTTCGGCTTGTTTTATTTTTACAATTGTTTTATATTGTTTGACGGTTTTTGTTTCTAAACCACAATCTGTTAATAACAGACTGATTTCTGAAAGGTCGCAAATGTGACAGAGACTTTTTTGTCCAAATTTCGTATGGTCAACAACTAAGATAACTTCTTGGCCTGAAAGCAGCATGTGGCGCTTTGTTTCGGCTTCCATCATATTGGGTGTTGTTACTCCTTGTTCAAGATCGATATTGTTTGCTGCCAAAAAAACTTTGTCAAAATGCAAATTTTTCAATGTTTGATTTGTCAGGTAACCAACAAGGGAACGCGTGGGTTTTCGAAGTGAGCCACCAAGCAGTATAACTTCGGTAATAGTATCATCAACAAATATCTGAGCAATATCCATACTATTTGTTGCGATAGTTACTTTTTTTCCTCTTAGCTGTCGGGCAATTTCCAATGTTGTTGTACCCGAGTCAAGCAGGATTGTTTCCCCTTGTTCAATGAGTGAGACCGCGGCTGTGGCGATTTGTTGTTTTTCAGCTAAGCAACACGTCGCTTTTTCCTGAAAACTTGGCTCATATTCACTATGGCCTAAAATAGCCCCACCGTGGGTTCGGTGCAGGCATCCGGCATCCTCCAGTTCTTGGAGATCACGTCGAATCGTTGATTCAGAAACGCCAAAGCGTTCCGTCAGTATGCCTACTTTTACAGGTTGGCCTGCTTTTATTAATTCTAAAATGCTTGCTTGGCGTTCTTCTGCAAACATGGGAACCCTCCTGCTGATTGTTTTTGAACGGATAAATGATCGAATGTGATTGAATATGATAGTTTATGATTATTATAATAGTATTCCAAATAAACTGTCAACATTTTTATTTAATAAAAAAACCGGAAGCGTCTAGTGGACACTTGCCTATTTTGGTGATTAGTATATTTTTGTCATAATTGTTTCGTCAAATCTTAAACTTTTAAACCGAACTTTAGACATTATATAATAAACATAAAGGGGTGATAGGCATTACACTTAATGAATTGTGCACGCAATTATTTATCTTCATTGCTAGTACGAACGAATTTATCAAAATTACGGCTTTAGCAGAACAATTTCGGACTACATCGCGGGTTATTCGCTACAATTTAGATAAGATCGATGAATTTTTGAGCTTTAATCATTTTCCAAAGCTTATTCGTAAACAGCATGTCGGTGTTCACTATGATGGAACGAAGGAAATCATTGATAGGGCTATGAAAAAACTTCAGCAACCCGAAATCTATCATTATCGCCTAGGTCCGGAAGAACGGGTAGATGTTTTGTTAGCTGTGTTACTTCAGCAGCAAGACTATATCACTATTGATTTTCTTGCGGATAAGTTGTTTGTGAGTCGCGGAACTGTTATTAAAGATTTAGGCCGCGTTCGCGCTTTCCTTATAGAAAATAAATTGTTTTTGCAATCTTCTACAAATCATGGCATTAAAGTAGTGGGTGAAGAGAAATATTTGCGCAGAGTTTCTATTGCCTTATTCATGAAAACCCTCGCGGTGAATGGCTCACTGCAAAACAATTCGTCAGATTCGTCGCAAGTGCACGCTGTTGTAAAATCAGAAATTATTCGTTTATTTCAAGATATTGACATACCCTTTATTGAGAAGTGTATTATCGACGGTGAAAAACAGTTAGAAACGACTTTTTCCGATGAAGCGTTCCAGGGTCTTGTGATTCATATTGCCATTGCGATTAAGCGCATCAGACTGGGCCGGGATATTATTATGTCGAATAAAGATTTAACGAGTTATGAGATTACCAAGGAATTTGCAACGGCTTCTTTTATTGCACGGCAGTTAGAAGAGCATTTTCATATTGAAGTGCCCTATGGGGAAATCGGTTATATTACCGTTCATCTGTTAGGAAGTAATGTCTATGCAGTTCATCATGAAAATAGTGAAAATTGGGCCATCCTTCAAGTACTGACGGGCAAGATATTGCGTGCTGTCAGTGAAAGGTTGCATGAGGATTGCTTGATACAGGATAAATCTTTATTTAATGGATTAATCGATCATTTAAGGCCGGCAATTTATCGGCTTAAAAATGATTTAAAAGTAAAAAATCCGATATTAAATGAGATAATGAATAATTATCATGCCTTATTTGAGATTGTGAAAGATAGCATGGTACCTGTCGAAAGTTATGTGGGGAAAGGTTTTAATGACGAGGAAATTGGCTATTTTACTCTGCATTTTGGTGCGGCGTTGCTTAGATTGAACGAGCAAAGTATGAGCGAGAAAAAAGTCCTCGTTGTTTGTAGTACTGGGCTTGGCACGGCACAATTACTTGCTTCTAGACTGCAACAAAAATTTAATGTCGAAATTGTCGATATTATTGCCTATCATCAAGTGCAGTCTGTTTTGCAGAATCATGACGTAGATTTGATTGTGACGACATTGTCCATGCCGTTTGAGTCCTTGCCTTTTGTTCAGGTGAGTCCGCTTCTTGGCGAAGCGGATATGGAAAAGTTGAAAAAGTACTTAACGCAGTACAACTTTCAACCCAAAGATATTTTTTCACAAGTTGTGCACCTTATTGAGCAAAATTGCCAAATAAATCATTATGATGAACTTGTCCAAGGTTTGACTAAAATTTTTAGAATGGAAAAGTTCAATATACAGAAGGAGGTTGTTCCGCCCTTGCTTAAGGATTTATTAATTGAAAGCACGATTCGTTTAAATGTCGAGGTAAAAGATTGGGAAGAGGCTATTCGTATAGGGGGAGAACTGCTTGAAGGTGGCGGATTTGTTGAGCATCGTTATATTGACGCCATGATCCGTACAGTAAAAGAAATGGGGCCCTATATTGTTATTGTGAAGGGGATCGCCATGCCTCATGCGCGACCTGAAGATGGGGCTAAAAAGATTGGTATGGCCCTTTTGACGTTAAAAAAACCGGTGGAATTTGGTAACAAAGAAAATGATCCAGTGAATGTCGTGATATTTTTATGTGCTATTGATAATGTGACTCACTTAAAGGCCCTTGCTGAACTGATGCAGTTATTGGATGATGAGGCGTTTAAGCAG is a genomic window of Pelorhabdus rhamnosifermentans containing:
- a CDS encoding PTS sugar transporter subunit IIA; the protein is MKITELLTADRILLDITVSTKEEVWDVLAQAFEKTGAVLDRAGYLSDVAKRETLGTTGVGFGVAIPHAKSAAVLKPALAFARVTQALDVQSLDGTKADLFFLIAAPLNGEDVHLQALSRLARMLMHEDFLAALRNANGAEEIQAALQARE
- the pfkB gene encoding 1-phosphofructokinase gives rise to the protein MVQTRKNKIITVTLNPALDRTLQFSSFDLGKVNRVIQERLDPAGKGINVAHVIKTLGEAAIVTGFLGQDNADKFNSSFTKMDIENHFVLIPGCTRVNTKLVDQTTGLVTEVNFPGLTFSADDWLRLKQTISKLAQTADSFILSGSLPPDAPPDSYYQLITLLKEQHCKVFLDTSGPALTTALEAAPYAVKPNITELSEIMGRSLTNSRELSQAINQLLLSGIQLVVVSLGEQGALIAAGDERLRVKAPAIKIGSTVGAGDAMVAGLAVADTRELSLADKARLATAAAAATVAKPGTQPGSLQEIEKLLPLVQIENWEERA
- a CDS encoding DeoR/GlpR family DNA-binding transcription regulator, with the protein product MFAEERQASILELIKAGQPVKVGILTERFGVSESTIRRDLQELEDAGCLHRTHGGAILGHSEYEPSFQEKATCCLAEKQQIATAAVSLIEQGETILLDSGTTTLEIARQLRGKKVTIATNSMDIAQIFVDDTITEVILLGGSLRKPTRSLVGYLTNQTLKNLHFDKVFLAANNIDLEQGVTTPNMMEAETKRHMLLSGQEVILVVDHTKFGQKSLCHICDLSEISLLLTDCGLETKTVKQYKTIVKIKQAETIPLQKGANHGSNKEK
- a CDS encoding BglG family transcription antiterminator, yielding MIGITLNELCTQLFIFIASTNEFIKITALAEQFRTTSRVIRYNLDKIDEFLSFNHFPKLIRKQHVGVHYDGTKEIIDRAMKKLQQPEIYHYRLGPEERVDVLLAVLLQQQDYITIDFLADKLFVSRGTVIKDLGRVRAFLIENKLFLQSSTNHGIKVVGEEKYLRRVSIALFMKTLAVNGSLQNNSSDSSQVHAVVKSEIIRLFQDIDIPFIEKCIIDGEKQLETTFSDEAFQGLVIHIAIAIKRIRLGRDIIMSNKDLTSYEITKEFATASFIARQLEEHFHIEVPYGEIGYITVHLLGSNVYAVHHENSENWAILQVLTGKILRAVSERLHEDCLIQDKSLFNGLIDHLRPAIYRLKNDLKVKNPILNEIMNNYHALFEIVKDSMVPVESYVGKGFNDEEIGYFTLHFGAALLRLNEQSMSEKKVLVVCSTGLGTAQLLASRLQQKFNVEIVDIIAYHQVQSVLQNHDVDLIVTTLSMPFESLPFVQVSPLLGEADMEKLKKYLTQYNFQPKDIFSQVVHLIEQNCQINHYDELVQGLTKIFRMEKFNIQKEVVPPLLKDLLIESTIRLNVEVKDWEEAIRIGGELLEGGGFVEHRYIDAMIRTVKEMGPYIVIVKGIAMPHARPEDGAKKIGMALLTLKKPVEFGNKENDPVNVVIFLCAIDNVTHLKALAELMQLLDDEAFKQLADRAVNKQEILRYIQKM
- a CDS encoding fructose-specific PTS transporter subunit EIIC → MSKLVAITSCPTGIAHTYMAAEALAKAAKELGHAMKVETRGSVGVENALTAEDIAQADAVIIAADTSIDDTPFAGKKCLKTSVGAAIKDGQEVIQKALAMKEPADYLSQISERKQEKSAERTGPYKHLMTGVSYMLPLVVAGGLLVALSFVFGIEAFKEQGTLAAALMDIGGGTAFALMVPILSGFIAFSIADRPGLTPGLIGGMLATKIGASFLGGIISGFLAGYIAKWLKDNIKLPKTLEGLKPVLIIPLFSSAAVGLLMIYIVGTPVKAIMDIMTEALKGMSSTNAVALGLLLGGMMAFDMGGPVNKAAYTFSVGLLASNIFEPMAAVMAAGMTPPLGIALATFLAKNKFTPDERDAGKAAAVLGISFITEGAIPFAASDPFRVIPSLMAGSAVTGALSMIFGCTLRAPHGGIFVLPIPNAVGNVGLYIVAIAIGTVVTAVLLTLLKQDLTKITAKSEK